From one Paenibacillus terrae HPL-003 genomic stretch:
- a CDS encoding D-alanyl-D-alanine carboxypeptidase family protein, translating into MFKRMPKIYEVTSQLLPMTRVFVLSLALLLVLTLPLTPLSPQAAWGAVKREEFPPAFTTHAQASSLIDVTSGRIIYSAEGDKELRIASLTKIMTAIVAIEHGRLQDPVKVSPTAYAKEGSSLFLQKGEQMTLENMLYGLMLRSGNDAASAIAEHVGGTEEGFVHLMNEKAVELGMSHSHFANPHGLDAEGHYSSANDMARLTAYALHNPTFARIVKTELKKAPNPNESWDYSWHNKNKMLRVYEGADGVKTGFTKKAFRCLVSSATRDGRQLAAVTLNDGDDWNDHARMLDYGFRYYPLIPITDKQQPIDGYPLLTGASFAYPLHDGEKAQLHKRLVLYKKSKYNRADVSFGLRGRVEFLLEGRLIGSVPVYDKGSLLPARRSTVQPQQEIPTAQAPASGGIQERTWTSGWSEILRNLFGA; encoded by the coding sequence ATGTTTAAAAGAATGCCAAAAATCTACGAGGTAACCAGCCAGCTTTTGCCCATGACACGCGTTTTTGTGTTGTCGCTGGCACTGCTGCTCGTCTTGACATTGCCGCTCACACCGCTGAGTCCGCAGGCTGCTTGGGGAGCAGTAAAGAGGGAGGAATTCCCACCTGCTTTTACTACACATGCACAGGCTTCCTCTCTAATTGATGTCACATCAGGAAGAATCATATATTCCGCCGAGGGTGACAAAGAGCTGCGTATTGCCAGTCTGACCAAAATTATGACCGCGATCGTAGCTATCGAACATGGACGCTTGCAGGATCCGGTAAAGGTGAGTCCGACGGCTTATGCCAAAGAGGGTTCCTCGCTTTTTCTCCAAAAGGGTGAACAAATGACACTGGAAAATATGCTGTACGGCTTGATGCTCCGTTCCGGTAATGATGCGGCTTCCGCCATTGCTGAGCATGTGGGAGGGACGGAGGAAGGATTTGTTCATTTGATGAATGAGAAGGCGGTTGAGCTTGGAATGAGCCACTCCCACTTTGCTAATCCGCATGGACTGGATGCCGAGGGGCACTATTCCTCTGCCAATGATATGGCCCGGCTTACCGCTTATGCGCTGCATAATCCGACCTTTGCCCGCATTGTGAAGACGGAGTTAAAAAAAGCGCCTAATCCGAATGAATCATGGGATTATTCATGGCATAACAAGAACAAGATGCTAAGGGTCTATGAAGGGGCCGATGGTGTAAAAACGGGTTTTACAAAAAAAGCGTTTCGCTGTCTGGTCAGCTCAGCTACACGGGACGGTCGTCAGCTTGCCGCCGTTACCTTAAATGACGGAGACGATTGGAACGATCATGCCCGTATGCTCGACTACGGTTTCCGATATTATCCGCTCATTCCGATTACGGACAAGCAGCAGCCGATTGACGGTTATCCGCTGCTGACAGGCGCAAGCTTTGCCTATCCTTTGCATGATGGGGAGAAGGCGCAGCTGCACAAAAGATTGGTCCTGTATAAAAAGTCCAAGTATAACAGAGCTGACGTATCCTTCGGTTTGCGGGGACGTGTCGAGTTCCTGCTGGAAGGCCGGCTTATTGGCTCCGTTCCTGTGTATGATAAAGGCAGCTTGCTGCCCGCTCGAAGAAGCACAGTACAGCCACAACAGGAAATTCCGACTGCACAAGCTCCTGCAAGCGGCGGCATCCAAGAGCGTACCTGGACGAGCGGATGGAGCGAGATTTTAAGAAATCTGTTCGGAGCATAG
- a CDS encoding protein-glutamine gamma-glutamyltransferase, with translation MTNEWRYNMQRQQFETILRARIVEAAEALNRSGASFATFDTARSNKQFWELTEKGGFQIKADVTPAQGIRDIFVNGHKYAFECATAMVIVLYKGVLDSILESEFNRIFADMLLYDWHYDSDLRLIQEQGSEKAVPGDILYFNNPDVSPETPEWKGENVVKLREDSLYGHGIGIHTAQGIIDSLNRHRRPGATTSAYLTNEVIYPDFAYLSQFAPEGNREKELALSPSQEHPPRIHASIGGRQYIRA, from the coding sequence ATGACGAATGAATGGAGGTACAACATGCAGCGGCAACAGTTTGAAACGATCTTAAGAGCCCGGATTGTTGAGGCAGCTGAAGCCTTGAATCGAAGCGGTGCATCCTTCGCCACCTTTGATACAGCACGCAGCAACAAGCAATTTTGGGAATTGACGGAGAAAGGCGGATTCCAGATTAAAGCAGATGTCACTCCGGCGCAGGGGATCAGGGATATTTTTGTGAATGGGCATAAATATGCCTTTGAGTGCGCGACAGCTATGGTCATTGTGCTCTACAAAGGAGTGCTGGATTCTATTCTGGAAAGCGAATTCAACCGGATTTTTGCCGATATGCTGCTGTATGATTGGCACTATGACAGTGATCTCAGACTCATACAGGAGCAAGGGAGTGAAAAGGCTGTTCCTGGCGATATCCTGTATTTCAACAATCCTGATGTATCACCCGAAACGCCGGAGTGGAAAGGAGAAAATGTTGTCAAGCTAAGGGAAGATTCGCTTTATGGTCATGGGATTGGCATCCACACAGCGCAAGGCATCATCGACTCACTCAATCGTCATCGACGACCGGGGGCCACCACTTCTGCTTATTTGACAAATGAAGTGATCTACCCCGATTTTGCCTATCTGTCGCAGTTTGCCCCTGAAGGAAACCGGGAAAAAGAACTTGCACTGAGCCCTTCACAAGAGCACCCTCCCCGTATACATGCGAGCATTGGTGGAAGACAGTATATTCGTGCATAA
- the ytfJ gene encoding GerW family sporulation protein, with amino-acid sequence MSDHPIQGLMQTAMENIKAMVDVNTIVGDAVETPDGSVILPISKVGFGFAAGGSDFNVDEEALHTSSASGAHSGKEGHPFGGGSGGGVSIHPIAFLVVGKQGAQIVPLDNQTHLIEKLIDSTPYLIDKVQSIFRNANVDLHTPPPQVPVDVNTGQNHTGPASL; translated from the coding sequence ATGTCAGATCACCCGATTCAAGGGCTCATGCAAACTGCAATGGAGAACATCAAAGCCATGGTAGATGTGAATACGATTGTGGGAGACGCGGTGGAAACACCCGATGGTTCCGTTATTTTGCCGATTAGTAAGGTGGGATTTGGTTTCGCAGCCGGGGGCAGTGATTTTAATGTAGATGAAGAGGCGCTTCATACATCCTCGGCATCAGGTGCTCACAGCGGCAAAGAAGGACATCCTTTTGGCGGCGGTAGCGGTGGCGGGGTATCCATTCATCCAATCGCTTTTTTGGTTGTTGGCAAACAAGGTGCACAAATAGTTCCGCTGGATAATCAGACTCATCTGATTGAAAAATTGATCGACTCTACACCATACCTGATTGATAAAGTCCAATCTATCTTCCGGAATGCCAACGTTGATCTGCATACTCCACCCCCACAGGTACCCGTAGATGTTAACACAGGTCAAAATCACACTGGCCCGGCTTCTTTGTAA
- a CDS encoding amidohydrolase codes for MKNERWISQAEAIKEQVVEWRRHFHRHPELSFQEVQTSAYIEEQLRGFGNLQISRPTPTSVMARLIGEQPGRILALRADIDALPIHEENHFEFASQTDDVMHACGHDSHASILLGVAKILSGEKQSIRGEVRFIFQHAEEQVPGGAGQLVEAGVMDDVDAIFALHLISWLDTGKIGLLAGPVMAGNDAFDITVTGSSGHAAYPHQAVDAISVAAQVIVNLQHVVARHIDPLRPAVLSLTQIHGGSGYNSFPEQVKLGGTFRSFDQSERDRMPGLIRQIIEGVAAAHGATCELDYQPGYRPLYNDSKLVEFAREAAVHYFGADVLDPMQPTLGAEDFSAYLQKAPGAFIYIGSRNGTKESNFPHHHPRFTVDEDAMDTGLKMLLLLVDRWQSVQSPLD; via the coding sequence ATGAAAAATGAAAGATGGATTTCTCAGGCGGAAGCCATTAAAGAACAGGTTGTGGAGTGGCGCAGACATTTTCATCGCCATCCGGAACTGTCTTTTCAAGAGGTTCAAACGTCTGCTTACATTGAAGAACAGTTGAGAGGTTTCGGAAACCTGCAAATTTCACGTCCGACTCCAACGAGCGTTATGGCCCGACTGATAGGTGAACAGCCCGGTCGAATACTGGCGCTGCGCGCTGATATTGATGCATTGCCCATTCATGAGGAGAATCACTTCGAATTCGCCTCTCAAACAGACGATGTGATGCATGCCTGCGGACATGATAGTCATGCATCCATTCTGCTGGGCGTGGCGAAGATTCTTTCAGGGGAAAAACAATCTATCCGTGGAGAGGTTCGTTTTATATTCCAGCATGCGGAAGAACAGGTGCCGGGTGGGGCTGGGCAGTTGGTGGAAGCAGGTGTGATGGACGATGTAGATGCCATATTTGCCCTGCATCTGATTTCCTGGCTGGATACGGGGAAGATCGGACTGCTGGCAGGCCCGGTCATGGCGGGTAACGATGCTTTTGATATTACGGTTACGGGCTCTAGCGGCCATGCGGCTTATCCTCATCAGGCGGTCGATGCAATTTCGGTAGCAGCACAGGTCATTGTCAATCTCCAGCATGTGGTGGCCCGCCATATTGATCCGCTGCGCCCTGCGGTTCTGTCGCTAACGCAAATTCATGGTGGCTCTGGCTACAACTCATTTCCCGAGCAGGTGAAGCTTGGAGGAACGTTTCGCTCCTTCGATCAGTCAGAACGCGACCGCATGCCGGGATTGATTCGACAGATCATAGAAGGGGTCGCAGCCGCGCATGGAGCAACCTGTGAGCTGGATTACCAACCGGGGTATCGGCCGCTTTATAATGACTCGAAACTGGTGGAATTTGCACGTGAAGCGGCTGTCCATTACTTTGGTGCTGATGTGCTGGATCCAATGCAACCTACACTGGGAGCCGAGGATTTTTCCGCCTATTTGCAAAAGGCACCGGGAGCTTTCATTTACATCGGATCACGCAATGGGACAAAAGAAAGTAATTTTCCCCATCACCATCCGCGATTCACTGTGGATGAGGACGCTATGGACACAGGTTTAAAGATGCTTCTGTTGTTGGTTGATCGGTGGCAGAGCGTACAAAGTCCTCTTGACTAA
- a CDS encoding ABC transporter permease, protein MNKAGRPSQRKRKISVLTTLIWAAGILVYLFLISPILVIFLSAFSPTEYPQFPPTSFSVRWFHSLFTNSDWASALKVSGLLLLIVTPLTVILGTAAAYALGRLKFRGREAIQSLMLSPLMIPQVVLGIALLYEFTSLGLINSLAGLVIGHMVVAFPYVVRTVSVSVSGLDPKLESASMSLGAGRLKTFVRITIPLIKPGIIAGTVFSIVESFGEVSISLFVSSPGNITVPVRIFNYIDQTFDPSVNAISVLFIGVAVLAIVIMEKTVGLTKVM, encoded by the coding sequence ATGAACAAGGCAGGGCGCCCGTCACAGCGAAAACGCAAAATATCGGTGCTGACAACTCTAATTTGGGCGGCTGGTATTCTGGTGTATCTGTTTCTGATTTCACCCATTTTGGTTATTTTCCTGTCTGCCTTTAGTCCGACGGAGTATCCGCAATTCCCACCAACCTCTTTTTCAGTGAGATGGTTTCACTCATTGTTTACTAACAGTGATTGGGCATCGGCATTAAAAGTGAGCGGCTTACTGCTTCTTATCGTCACACCGTTAACCGTCATTCTGGGAACGGCTGCTGCTTATGCTTTGGGCCGATTAAAGTTTCGCGGTCGGGAAGCCATTCAGTCTCTTATGCTGTCGCCGCTCATGATTCCGCAGGTTGTGCTAGGTATTGCATTGCTGTATGAGTTTACATCCCTGGGGCTCATTAACTCTTTAGCCGGACTGGTCATAGGGCATATGGTCGTTGCCTTTCCATATGTAGTACGCACGGTAAGTGTGAGTGTGTCCGGGCTTGACCCCAAGCTGGAATCGGCTTCGATGAGCTTGGGAGCGGGAAGGCTGAAAACCTTTGTAAGAATTACGATTCCACTGATCAAGCCGGGGATTATTGCAGGTACGGTGTTCTCCATCGTGGAGTCTTTCGGGGAAGTGTCCATCAGTTTATTTGTATCCTCCCCTGGCAATATAACCGTACCTGTGCGGATTTTTAACTATATTGATCAGACATTTGATCCGTCTGTGAACGCCATCTCCGTTTTGTTCATTGGGGTTGCCGTTCTGGCCATCGTGATTATGGAGAAGACGGTCGGATTGACGAAAGTGATGTAA
- a CDS encoding ABC transporter permease — translation MARTTAARRTNSFYWLLLTPALLFLLAFLVAPFIMLIVLSFREVDSLLNVLPTYTFGQYIQVFTTGAYMTIIRSTLGVALLTTVICIVLAYPAAYLLVRTEKPGVRTFFYILLISPLLTSVVIRTFAWIVILAQNGLLNAVLLKLHLIDQPLSLLWSMKAVIIAYVQVMLPFAVLPIATSMGDIQPKLRQASMSLGAGRIRTFFRVTLPLTLPGMLSGAAIVFSLAAGSYITPLLVGGRLQPLLPLAIYQQAVQVFNMPFAAALSVTLLLLVGIVIALIGWISKRWEARLHD, via the coding sequence ATGGCACGAACAACGGCCGCTCGACGTACGAACTCATTTTATTGGCTTTTGCTTACCCCGGCACTGCTCTTTCTGTTAGCTTTTCTGGTTGCGCCGTTCATTATGCTGATTGTACTTAGTTTCCGGGAAGTAGATAGTTTATTGAATGTACTTCCTACGTATACGTTCGGTCAGTATATCCAGGTGTTCACGACAGGCGCATATATGACAATCATCCGGTCGACATTGGGTGTCGCGCTGCTAACTACAGTCATTTGTATCGTCCTGGCTTACCCGGCGGCATATCTGCTGGTACGAACTGAGAAACCGGGCGTACGCACATTCTTTTATATTTTGCTGATTTCGCCCTTATTGACCAGTGTGGTGATTCGTACGTTTGCATGGATTGTCATTCTGGCTCAAAATGGTCTGCTGAATGCAGTGCTGCTCAAGCTGCACCTGATTGATCAGCCGTTATCGCTTTTATGGAGTATGAAAGCTGTCATTATCGCTTATGTGCAGGTTATGTTGCCATTCGCCGTACTGCCTATTGCAACGTCTATGGGGGACATTCAGCCCAAGCTGCGGCAAGCGTCTATGAGTCTGGGAGCGGGGCGGATTCGAACCTTTTTCCGAGTGACGCTTCCGCTTACCTTGCCGGGGATGTTATCTGGTGCGGCCATCGTTTTCTCGCTTGCTGCGGGCAGCTATATCACGCCATTGCTCGTAGGGGGCCGTCTACAGCCTTTGCTGCCGCTGGCGATTTATCAGCAGGCCGTGCAGGTATTCAATATGCCATTCGCTGCCGCCTTGTCTGTAACGCTATTGCTGTTGGTCGGCATTGTGATTGCCCTGATCGGATGGATATCGAAGAGATGGGAGGCTAGGCTGCATGACTGA
- a CDS encoding ABC transporter ATP-binding protein, translating into MSGIHIDDVSRRFGDFTALEEVQLQVREGEFFSLLGPSGCGKTTLLNMIAGFLDPSTGRILIGEQDVTGLPPYRRGLGIVFQDYALFPHLTVFDNVAYGLQIRKLPKKEIKRRVDEILALVQLSSMADRRPHRLSGGQRQRVAIARALAIEPSVLLLDEPLSNLDAKLRKDMQTELRTIQRRTGITTILVTHDQEEALSLSDRIGILGHGRLQQVGSPLEIYRQPANRFVADFIGQVNLFHIRSTGDAASGGNVRLQVQHYELANGAPLILETSVPDSVEAATYMLRPERIRISFIPGSEGQPNRTPGIIQHVSYAGDQVRLKVALPGKGELLVVAPDPVFPTLPVQGDPCELYWAAEDVIPLPTEGG; encoded by the coding sequence GTGAGTGGCATTCACATTGATGATGTGAGTCGTCGCTTTGGAGATTTTACGGCGCTGGAAGAGGTTCAGCTACAGGTTCGAGAGGGGGAGTTCTTCTCCCTTCTCGGACCTAGCGGTTGTGGAAAAACGACGTTGCTGAATATGATTGCGGGTTTTCTGGACCCCTCCACGGGACGAATTCTTATCGGAGAACAGGATGTGACCGGACTGCCTCCTTATCGGCGCGGTCTAGGTATCGTATTTCAGGATTATGCATTGTTTCCGCATCTTACGGTGTTTGACAACGTGGCCTATGGCCTGCAAATACGCAAGCTGCCTAAAAAAGAAATAAAGCGTCGTGTCGACGAGATACTGGCACTTGTCCAGCTTTCATCCATGGCAGATCGCAGACCTCATCGGTTAAGCGGAGGACAGCGGCAACGGGTGGCGATTGCGAGAGCCTTGGCTATTGAACCTTCTGTATTGCTGCTCGATGAGCCTCTGAGCAATCTGGACGCAAAGCTGCGCAAGGATATGCAGACAGAGCTGCGGACGATTCAACGCAGGACCGGAATCACTACCATCTTGGTAACACATGATCAGGAAGAGGCGCTCAGCTTATCCGACCGTATCGGCATTTTGGGGCATGGACGTCTCCAACAGGTAGGTTCTCCACTGGAAATATATCGGCAACCAGCCAATCGGTTCGTAGCTGATTTTATCGGGCAAGTGAATCTGTTCCATATCCGTTCAACGGGGGATGCAGCTTCGGGAGGGAATGTGCGCCTACAGGTCCAGCATTATGAACTGGCAAACGGTGCTCCGTTGATTCTGGAAACGTCTGTGCCGGATTCTGTGGAGGCAGCTACGTATATGCTACGTCCAGAGCGGATACGAATTTCCTTCATACCCGGAAGTGAAGGCCAGCCCAATCGCACACCGGGCATCATTCAGCATGTCAGCTATGCGGGAGATCAGGTAAGGTTAAAAGTAGCTCTTCCCGGTAAAGGGGAGTTACTAGTCGTTGCTCCTGACCCTGTATTCCCGACTCTTCCTGTTCAGGGAGACCCGTGTGAATTATATTGGGCTGCTGAGGATGTCATTCCTCTTCCGACGGAAGGAGGGTAA
- a CDS encoding extracellular solute-binding protein, whose product MFMRNKRKFTFASLFLSLAVLISACGNQQSGAGTDTQASGELPKTNKVVIGVSGGDWEKNIRKAALDQFQKDTGIEVEVVTGTDAEWYPKLKAGNGKNTAYDVLVLQPDTIQRATDSNLLQPLDTKNVPNLANLYPSVEERFTKDGNVYAAGFSMGQLGLIYRKDLVKTPPTSWLDLWNPEYKGHVAISSPTYSAGLQFFSGLVNALGGKESNPADVDKTFAKLAELKQNATAFPDNSGSIQTLLERGDAWVVPFWDGRAFAMQKAGLDVGFTYPKDGPVAAVASWVIPKGSQNLANAYKLVDYLSSPDVQKSFSDLSLYGMTNKNVKYSDDLKNKVQVGEEAYKKLKWVDYTTATPNLADWTNRWTQALGGGK is encoded by the coding sequence ATGTTCATGAGAAACAAGAGAAAATTCACATTTGCTTCCTTATTCCTTAGTCTGGCGGTCCTCATTTCTGCTTGCGGCAATCAGCAGAGCGGAGCGGGAACCGATACCCAAGCCAGCGGCGAACTGCCGAAAACGAATAAAGTGGTCATTGGTGTATCCGGCGGGGACTGGGAAAAAAATATCCGTAAAGCGGCATTGGATCAATTTCAAAAGGATACCGGGATTGAAGTGGAGGTTGTTACGGGTACGGATGCTGAATGGTATCCTAAGCTGAAAGCGGGCAATGGCAAGAATACAGCTTATGACGTGCTTGTTCTGCAACCGGACACCATTCAGCGGGCAACAGATTCCAATCTGTTGCAGCCTCTGGACACTAAAAATGTTCCTAATTTGGCTAATTTGTACCCTTCTGTTGAGGAACGGTTCACAAAAGACGGCAATGTATACGCGGCGGGCTTTAGTATGGGACAATTAGGACTTATATATCGTAAAGATTTAGTTAAAACCCCGCCGACCAGCTGGCTGGATTTGTGGAACCCGGAATATAAAGGTCATGTTGCGATATCCTCGCCAACTTATTCTGCTGGTTTGCAGTTCTTCTCCGGTCTTGTCAATGCCTTGGGTGGCAAGGAGAGCAACCCTGCTGACGTCGATAAAACCTTTGCCAAACTTGCAGAGCTAAAACAGAATGCTACGGCGTTCCCGGATAACTCCGGTTCCATTCAGACCTTACTGGAGCGCGGGGATGCGTGGGTTGTACCGTTTTGGGATGGTCGCGCGTTTGCTATGCAAAAAGCCGGGTTGGACGTTGGTTTTACGTATCCGAAGGATGGTCCGGTTGCTGCTGTGGCGAGCTGGGTTATTCCGAAAGGAAGTCAGAATCTAGCGAATGCCTATAAGCTGGTTGACTATTTATCCAGTCCTGATGTACAGAAATCATTTTCCGACCTGTCCTTGTATGGCATGACCAATAAAAACGTGAAGTATAGTGATGACCTGAAAAATAAAGTACAAGTCGGTGAAGAAGCCTACAAAAAGCTGAAATGGGTTGATTATACGACAGCAACCCCTAACTTGGCAGATTGGACCAATCGCTGGACACAGGCATTGGGAGGCGGCAAGTGA
- a CDS encoding hydantoinase B/oxoprolinase family protein, translating to MKTDPATLEIMRSYYNAIAAGMGHIIERTSFTTFVKESADFATALATPSGEFFVYPKTVGVTIFLGLSLQRAAEACEPLEPGDIIITNEPYSTDGLATHLPDVHVFKPIFVDGELISYAWAFVHCSDVGGLVPSSISPEATDIHQEGLRIPPVKLYKRGQANADVHMFLNANSRAPQLNLGDFNAMVAAVNTAEQRMHTLVNKFGVQAVKDSMQDLMDQGELRARKVIEQIPDGTYSFADYLDDDMVSDTPVRLAVSVVVKDGSITLDFSNCDPQVRTAFNLVTNGKKHSFLFQGLINYIISSDPFIPVNGGITRPISVVAPAGTLVNPVYPAAVGVRHTITMRLYNAVLGALAKAIPNEIPAAGAGQSAIVVMSTPDVLSGSRNMAVVQPMGGGGGGNSDMDGADGIDHASGFLRNTPIESLEQHIEVLVHRYELLENTAGAGLHRGGHAIRLDFEIREEGSIVTARGMERLRFHPWGLAGGQAGALGQVTLNPGRSNERKLPKISVLHPVPGDVVSIQSPGGGGWGSPFKRDPQDVLEEVRAGLLGVQQAENLYGVAVRVQDGVWVMDEALTGQYRDEKNWEVADLWDFGSAREAYEAIWTSEASDSLAQLLQQLPPTQRAIRKQLVHERAKQIYPQQKLSAACIEQLWQDLM from the coding sequence ATGAAGACAGATCCGGCAACACTGGAAATCATGCGAAGTTATTATAATGCAATTGCGGCGGGCATGGGCCATATTATTGAACGAACATCGTTCACGACATTTGTGAAGGAGTCTGCGGATTTTGCCACCGCATTGGCGACACCATCAGGAGAGTTTTTTGTTTACCCGAAAACCGTCGGGGTGACTATATTTTTGGGTTTAAGCTTACAGCGTGCAGCTGAGGCGTGTGAGCCGCTGGAGCCGGGCGACATTATCATCACCAATGAGCCGTATTCCACCGACGGATTGGCGACACACTTACCAGATGTCCATGTATTCAAACCGATTTTTGTGGACGGTGAGCTGATATCTTACGCTTGGGCATTTGTCCATTGCAGCGATGTAGGCGGACTGGTACCCTCTAGTATTTCGCCCGAGGCCACGGATATTCACCAGGAAGGTTTACGTATACCTCCAGTGAAGCTTTATAAGCGTGGTCAAGCGAATGCGGACGTGCATATGTTTCTGAATGCGAACAGCCGGGCACCACAGCTCAATCTGGGTGATTTTAATGCGATGGTGGCTGCTGTCAATACAGCGGAACAACGGATGCATACGCTAGTGAACAAGTTTGGTGTTCAAGCTGTGAAAGACAGTATGCAGGACCTTATGGATCAGGGTGAGCTTCGTGCCCGCAAGGTCATCGAACAAATTCCTGACGGCACCTACAGCTTTGCTGATTATTTGGACGATGACATGGTTTCGGATACTCCTGTGCGTCTGGCCGTGTCGGTTGTAGTCAAGGATGGAAGCATTACGCTTGATTTTTCCAACTGTGATCCACAGGTGAGAACGGCATTTAATCTCGTGACGAACGGGAAAAAGCATTCGTTTCTATTCCAGGGATTAATCAACTATATTATTAGTTCTGATCCGTTCATTCCGGTTAACGGAGGGATTACACGGCCCATTTCGGTCGTAGCACCAGCGGGTACGCTGGTTAATCCGGTATATCCGGCTGCGGTGGGCGTGAGGCATACGATTACGATGCGGTTATATAACGCTGTGCTTGGAGCGCTTGCGAAAGCTATTCCGAATGAAATTCCGGCCGCGGGTGCTGGGCAATCTGCGATTGTGGTGATGTCCACCCCCGACGTTTTGAGTGGTTCGCGCAATATGGCTGTAGTCCAGCCGATGGGCGGCGGGGGTGGAGGGAACAGTGATATGGATGGAGCGGACGGAATCGACCATGCTTCCGGTTTCCTCCGAAATACCCCGATTGAAAGTCTGGAGCAGCACATTGAAGTGCTGGTTCACCGCTATGAATTGCTGGAAAACACAGCAGGTGCAGGACTGCATCGCGGGGGTCACGCCATCCGGCTTGATTTTGAGATTCGAGAGGAAGGTTCCATAGTAACGGCTAGAGGTATGGAGCGGCTCCGCTTTCATCCTTGGGGACTGGCAGGAGGGCAAGCCGGTGCCTTGGGACAGGTCACATTGAACCCCGGCCGATCGAATGAACGAAAACTACCTAAAATCAGCGTACTCCATCCGGTGCCAGGTGATGTGGTCAGCATTCAGTCTCCTGGCGGGGGCGGCTGGGGTAGCCCGTTCAAGCGCGATCCCCAAGATGTACTGGAGGAAGTGCGAGCTGGCCTTCTGGGGGTGCAGCAGGCTGAGAACTTATACGGCGTTGCCGTTCGAGTACAAGATGGTGTGTGGGTGATGGATGAGGCATTGACAGGCCAGTACCGGGATGAAAAAAATTGGGAAGTCGCGGACTTATGGGATTTCGGGAGCGCAAGAGAAGCCTATGAAGCCATCTGGACATCAGAAGCAAGCGACAGCTTGGCGCAACTGCTCCAACAACTTCCACCAACTCAACGTGCTATTCGCAAGCAACTGGTTCATGAACGTGCCAAACAGATTTATCCGCAACAGAAATTGTCGGCCGCGTGTATTGAGCAGCTGTGGCAGGATTTAATGTAG